In Salinisphaera sp. LB1, one genomic interval encodes:
- the sufD gene encoding Fe-S cluster assembly protein SufD, producing MSATQQIEPSIDHYLAEYARVERDLPGSDDSKRERSAELTRFSEAGFPSTREEDWKYTSLQPVEKRRFEISDEAEPVALDELRAFIPADLDAHRIIFVDGRFNAALSDVDDLPAGVTVRSFADYLSENAGATVKAREIEEEPGSLTAMNAAFFTDGAYVETAANAVLEKPLHVISVTSGVRDERMTQVRHRYVFGENSQAVVIEHSVGLGSKAYFANQVTEAVMGRNAQLTRVRIQQESERGYHVSSFFAQQRRDSRVFNHGFDLGGRLARIDTNARLVDHNAEVHFNGVYTATGRQHVDNHTRIDHATEHSLSRERYKGVLAGHARGVFNGKIVIQKDAQKTDSDLSSDALLLSDNAEVDAKPELEIYADDVTAGHGSTIGQLDEDAVFYLNSRGVSEEGARAILTYSFANALVQKIGIEPIERYVEAAILAKLPGGRAYVDLA from the coding sequence ATGAGCGCGACGCAACAGATCGAACCCAGCATCGACCACTATCTGGCCGAATACGCCCGGGTCGAGCGCGACCTGCCCGGCAGCGACGACTCCAAGCGCGAGCGCTCAGCCGAGCTGACCCGCTTCTCCGAAGCCGGGTTTCCCTCCACGCGCGAGGAGGACTGGAAGTACACCAGTCTTCAGCCGGTCGAGAAGCGTCGTTTCGAGATCAGCGACGAAGCCGAGCCGGTGGCACTGGACGAACTGCGCGCGTTCATCCCCGCGGACCTGGACGCCCACCGCATCATCTTCGTCGACGGCCGCTTCAACGCAGCACTGTCGGATGTCGACGATCTGCCCGCCGGCGTGACCGTGCGTTCCTTTGCGGACTATCTGTCCGAGAACGCGGGCGCCACCGTCAAGGCACGCGAGATCGAAGAAGAGCCGGGCAGCCTGACCGCCATGAACGCGGCGTTTTTCACCGACGGCGCTTATGTCGAAACCGCGGCCAACGCCGTGCTGGAGAAACCGCTGCACGTGATCAGCGTGACCTCCGGCGTACGCGACGAGCGCATGACCCAGGTCCGCCATCGCTACGTCTTCGGCGAGAACAGCCAGGCCGTCGTCATCGAGCATTCGGTCGGCCTCGGCAGCAAGGCCTACTTCGCCAACCAGGTGACCGAGGCCGTAATGGGGCGCAATGCGCAACTCACCCGGGTGCGCATTCAGCAGGAATCCGAGCGTGGCTACCACGTATCGAGCTTCTTCGCCCAACAGCGCCGCGATAGCCGCGTGTTCAATCACGGCTTTGATCTGGGCGGGCGCCTGGCGCGTATTGATACCAATGCACGACTTGTCGACCACAATGCGGAAGTCCACTTCAACGGTGTCTACACGGCGACCGGGCGCCAGCATGTGGACAATCACACCCGGATCGACCACGCCACCGAGCACAGTCTTTCCCGGGAACGATACAAGGGTGTGCTCGCCGGTCACGCCCGCGGCGTATTCAATGGCAAGATCGTGATTCAAAAGGACGCGCAGAAGACCGACTCGGATCTATCCTCCGATGCCCTGCTACTGTCCGACAACGCCGAAGTCGACGCCAAGCCCGAACTCGAGATCTATGCCGACGATGTGACCGCCGGCCACGGCTCGACCATCGGCCAGCTCGACGAAGACGCGGTGTTCTATCTCAACAGCCGGGGCGTGAGCGAGGAAGGCGCGCGCGCCATCCTGACCTACAGTTTTGCCAACGCACTGGTGCAGAAGATCGGCATCGAGCCGATCGAGCGTTATGTCGAGGCCGCCATCCTGGCCAAGCTGCCGGGCGGTCGCGCATACGTGGATCTGGCCTGA
- the sufC gene encoding Fe-S cluster assembly ATPase SufC, which yields MISIKNLHAEVEGKPILRGIDLEVPDGEVHAIMGPNGSGKSTLASILAGREEYEVTEGSVTFKGRELLELAPDERACEGVFLGFQYPVEIPGVSNLYLLRAAINARRKYHGEPEIDAVEFMQMVQEKISHVGMSMDMVKRGVNEDFSGGEKKRNEIFQMLMLEPALAVLDETDSGLDIDALKIVASGINRLRSPERSVILVTHYKRLLEHVVPDRVHVLYQGRIVRSGGPELADTLEEEGYANLETDEAAATS from the coding sequence ATGATCTCAATCAAGAACCTGCATGCCGAGGTCGAAGGCAAGCCTATCCTCCGCGGCATCGATCTCGAAGTCCCGGACGGTGAAGTCCATGCCATCATGGGCCCGAACGGTTCCGGCAAGTCCACGCTGGCCAGTATTCTCGCCGGGCGCGAGGAATACGAGGTCACCGAGGGCAGCGTGACGTTCAAGGGCCGGGAACTGCTCGAGCTCGCCCCCGACGAACGCGCCTGCGAAGGCGTGTTCCTCGGCTTCCAGTACCCGGTCGAGATCCCCGGTGTATCCAACCTGTACCTGCTGCGTGCCGCGATCAACGCGCGCCGCAAGTATCACGGCGAGCCCGAGATCGACGCCGTGGAATTCATGCAGATGGTTCAGGAGAAGATCAGCCATGTCGGCATGAGCATGGACATGGTCAAACGCGGTGTGAACGAGGATTTCTCCGGCGGCGAGAAGAAACGTAACGAAATCTTCCAGATGCTGATGCTGGAACCCGCCCTGGCGGTCCTGGATGAAACCGACTCCGGGCTCGATATTGACGCGCTCAAGATCGTCGCGAGTGGAATCAACCGCCTGCGCTCGCCGGAACGCTCCGTCATCCTCGTGACCCACTACAAGCGCCTGCTGGAGCATGTCGTACCCGATCGGGTGCACGTGTTGTACCAGGGCCGGATCGTGCGTTCGGGCGGGCCCGAACTGGCCGATACGCTCGAGGAAGAAGGCTACGCCAACCTGGAAACCGACGAGGCCGCTGCGACGTCATGA
- the sufB gene encoding Fe-S cluster assembly protein SufB, translated as MAAHEDDVEELVATREYEAGFVTDLESDTVAPGLNEDVIRFISNKKNEPEWMLEWRLEAYRQWQQMKMPRWPHLHYPPIDFQKISYYSAPKSAKDKPKSLDDVDPKLLETYEKLGIPLREQEMLAGVEGAQYPTSGSNVAVDAVFDSVSVATTFKQKLHDAGVIFCSISEAIQEYPELVRQHLGSVVPRGDNFFAGLNSAVFTDGSFVYIPKGVKCPMELSTYFRINAENTGQFERTLIVAEAGSEVSYLEGCTAPQRDENQLHAAVVELVAEEDAQIKYSTVQNWYPGDENGKGGIYNFVTKRGECRGDRSKISWTQVETGSAITWKYPSCVLTGNDSVGEFYSVAVTRGMQQADTGTKMIHIGKNTKSTIIAKGISAVRGEQAYRGLVKVLPSATNARNFTQCDSLLIGDKCGAHTFPYVESRNSTAKLEHEATTSKIGEDQMFYCQQRGLSEEDAVNLIVNGFCKDVFKELPMEFAVEAQKLLNVTLENAVG; from the coding sequence ATGGCCGCACATGAGGACGACGTCGAAGAACTGGTCGCCACGCGCGAATATGAAGCTGGATTCGTCACGGATCTGGAGTCCGATACGGTAGCGCCGGGTCTGAACGAGGACGTCATTCGGTTCATTTCCAACAAGAAGAACGAACCGGAATGGATGCTGGAATGGCGTCTCGAAGCCTATCGGCAGTGGCAGCAGATGAAGATGCCCCGCTGGCCGCATCTGCACTACCCGCCGATCGATTTTCAGAAGATCTCCTACTACTCGGCGCCCAAGTCCGCCAAGGACAAGCCGAAAAGCCTGGACGACGTCGATCCGAAGCTGCTCGAAACCTACGAAAAGCTCGGCATCCCGCTACGCGAGCAGGAAATGCTGGCCGGTGTGGAGGGGGCCCAGTACCCGACCTCCGGCAGCAACGTCGCGGTGGATGCGGTCTTCGACAGCGTTTCCGTCGCCACGACCTTCAAGCAGAAACTGCATGATGCCGGCGTCATCTTCTGCTCGATTTCCGAAGCCATCCAGGAATATCCGGAACTGGTTCGCCAGCATCTCGGAAGCGTAGTGCCGCGCGGCGACAATTTCTTCGCCGGCCTGAACTCGGCCGTGTTCACCGACGGCTCCTTCGTCTACATCCCCAAGGGGGTGAAATGCCCGATGGAGCTGTCGACGTATTTCCGTATCAACGCCGAAAACACCGGCCAGTTCGAGCGGACGCTGATCGTGGCCGAGGCGGGCAGCGAAGTGTCGTACCTGGAAGGCTGCACGGCGCCCCAGCGCGACGAGAACCAGTTGCATGCGGCAGTGGTCGAGCTGGTGGCGGAGGAAGATGCCCAGATCAAGTACTCGACTGTCCAGAACTGGTACCCGGGTGACGAGAACGGCAAGGGCGGCATCTACAATTTCGTGACCAAGCGCGGCGAATGCCGCGGCGACCGCTCCAAGATCTCCTGGACTCAGGTCGAGACGGGCTCGGCGATTACCTGGAAATATCCGAGTTGCGTACTCACTGGCAACGACTCGGTCGGCGAGTTCTATTCGGTGGCGGTGACACGCGGCATGCAGCAGGCCGATACCGGCACGAAGATGATTCACATCGGCAAGAACACCAAGTCGACCATCATCGCCAAGGGTATTTCGGCGGTGCGCGGCGAGCAGGCCTATCGCGGCCTGGTGAAGGTCCTGCCGAGTGCAACCAATGCGCGCAACTTCACGCAGTGCGACTCGCTGCTCATCGGCGACAAGTGCGGCGCGCATACCTTCCCTTACGTCGAATCCCGGAACAGCACGGCCAAGCTTGAACACGAGGCCACGACCTCGAAGATCGGCGAAGACCAGATGTTCTACTGTCAGCAGCGCGGTCTGTCCGAAGAGGACGCCGTCAATCTGATTGTCAACGGCTTCTGCAAGGATGTGTTCAAGGAGCTGCCGATGGAATTCGCCGTCGAGGCCCAGAAGCTTCTCAACGTCACGCTGGAGAACGCGGTCGGCTAG
- a CDS encoding DUF3015 family protein — MRRIVSLGAMTGFGLLAAGCSQVAVTSNTLLNGTARIADATTEAVRETSQATTHSTRNSFAQTHKAREKFVRSQYAMLKSEAARGSGEDLDALAYMMQARNKSAFESRVQAHYSQLFSGKPSADAFLSRLYKVVGTPPDMTAANAGDTLAAS; from the coding sequence ATGCGCAGGATTGTAAGCTTGGGTGCGATGACCGGCTTCGGTCTCCTGGCGGCCGGTTGTTCGCAGGTCGCGGTGACTTCCAACACGCTGCTCAACGGGACCGCGCGCATCGCCGACGCGACGACCGAGGCCGTCAGGGAAACCAGCCAAGCCACGACCCACTCGACACGCAACAGCTTCGCCCAGACGCACAAGGCACGCGAGAAATTCGTGCGCTCACAGTATGCCATGCTCAAGAGCGAGGCGGCGCGAGGCTCGGGCGAGGATCTCGACGCACTGGCTTACATGATGCAGGCCCGCAACAAGTCGGCGTTCGAATCCCGGGTGCAGGCACACTATAGCCAATTGTTCTCGGGCAAGCCCAGTGCCGATGCGTTCCTCTCGCGCCTTTACAAGGTGGTGGGGACGCCGCCGGACATGACTGCGGCAAACGCGGGCGACACCCTGGCCGCGAGCTGA
- a CDS encoding thioesterase family protein has protein sequence MGFDRRWDIDVPFYIEIAVGAGDIDRLDHVNNSVYLQYMERAAWAHTLALGLDWDTYVALDAACVVRHHNLDYLIAAKLGDQLQVATWIGENDGRISMWRYFQMRRVGDGRTIFRARTQYVTICLSNGRPCRMPPSFAKAYAPVDRV, from the coding sequence ATGGGGTTTGACAGGCGGTGGGATATCGATGTCCCGTTCTACATCGAGATCGCGGTCGGCGCGGGTGACATCGATCGGCTCGATCACGTCAACAATTCGGTGTACCTGCAATATATGGAACGGGCCGCCTGGGCGCATACGCTCGCGCTGGGGCTGGACTGGGATACCTATGTTGCGCTGGATGCCGCGTGCGTGGTGCGGCACCATAATCTCGATTACCTGATCGCCGCGAAGCTGGGTGATCAACTGCAGGTGGCCACCTGGATCGGCGAGAACGACGGTCGGATCTCGATGTGGCGTTACTTCCAGATGCGCCGGGTCGGCGACGGTCGCACCATCTTCCGCGCGCGGACCCAGTACGTGACGATTTGTCTGTCGAACGGACGGCCGTGCCGTATGCCGCCCTCGTTCGCCAAGGCCTATGCGCCAGTCGACCGGGTCTGA
- a CDS encoding SelT/SelW/SelH family protein has translation MRQSTGSEVPRSPRVAILYCPACRWVARAAWMSQEILTTFGSALGEVALVPAGRGVFQVWLDGECLHDRAAAGGFPETKPIKQMIRDRIDPGRDLGHSEG, from the coding sequence ATGCGCCAGTCGACCGGGTCTGAGGTGCCGCGGTCGCCGCGGGTGGCCATTCTGTATTGTCCGGCCTGCCGTTGGGTCGCGCGCGCGGCCTGGATGAGCCAGGAAATCCTCACCACGTTCGGGAGCGCGCTCGGCGAAGTGGCGCTGGTGCCGGCCGGGCGCGGGGTGTTTCAGGTCTGGCTCGATGGCGAATGCTTGCACGATCGCGCCGCGGCTGGCGGGTTTCCCGAGACGAAACCGATCAAACAGATGATCCGCGACCGCATCGACCCGGGTCGCGACCTCGGGCATTCTGAAGGGTAG
- a CDS encoding DUF3293 domain-containing protein has product MRQRSELSNAFQSTDYCVEYRGENIVLNLYQATPATLADWVSARNGAAAAWLITAYNPGAEAATAADNRARHQVLDTLLERRGFDRLAAVNRDTAGDWPNEPGWLVAGMEEGMARNLARRFGQVAIVAVDRARVDLVWS; this is encoded by the coding sequence ATGCGCCAACGTAGCGAACTGAGCAACGCGTTCCAAAGCACCGACTACTGCGTCGAGTATCGAGGCGAAAACATCGTCCTGAATCTGTATCAGGCAACCCCCGCCACGCTCGCCGACTGGGTGAGCGCCCGCAACGGGGCCGCCGCGGCGTGGCTGATCACCGCCTACAACCCCGGCGCTGAAGCGGCCACCGCGGCCGACAACCGCGCGCGACACCAGGTGCTCGACACCCTGCTCGAGCGTCGCGGTTTCGACCGGCTGGCCGCGGTCAACCGCGATACCGCTGGCGACTGGCCGAACGAACCCGGCTGGCTCGTGGCCGGCATGGAAGAAGGCATGGCACGCAACCTCGCGCGACGCTTCGGCCAGGTCGCGATCGTCGCGGTCGATCGGGCGCGCGTCGATCTGGTCTGGAGCTAA
- a CDS encoding acyl-CoA dehydrogenase → MSILVALVIAIAAVWALAYTGAALAVWSAAVVVYFVGLAVTGVIGWLGLLIAAIVLVPPLVLFNTPGLRKRYATKPIFAKFKSVLPPMSDTEREALEAGSTWWETEMFRGKPDWQYLLDFRRTQLSEDERSFLDNETETLCSMLDEWEILNERHDIPPEGWDYIRRNKFFAMLIPKEHGGLGFSALAQSTVVAKIASRSLTTAVTVMVPNSLGPGELLIHYGTKEQQAKWLPGLADGSEIPCFGLTGPEVGSDAGALPDYGIVCKGEYQGEEVLGMKLTFSKRWITLAPVATVIGLAFRLHDPEGLLGDPDKTDYGITCALISADEPGVEIGKRHYPGAFMNGPIYGKDIFVPLDAIIGGPEKAGGGWRMLVECLSAGRGISLPALSSAAAKMSYRMTGAWTRIRRQFKLPVGKFEGVQEATARISGLNYKMEAARVMTASGVDKCTPSVVTAMAKYHMTEWMRVIVNDAMDVHGGRGIQQGPRNYLASSYQSIPIAITVEGANILTRSLMIFGQGAIRCHPYIFPEMEAAREDNLDDFDDLLWSHVGYSVNRAARAFTFGLTGAITAKAPVSGVAAPYYRQLERFSSALAISSDITMGLLGGELKRKELLSARLGDVLSELYFASATLKYFYDEGEKEEDVDHLHYVMAESLAKIEKAFDGFFRNFPNGLVGSAMRFLVFPTGMAHKGPSDRLINALGDAIMEPSAFRDRLSADIYVGRDPESATGRIEATFNKLIEVEPIYDTFFKAVAKGEVDGLDTEARLRSAVEKQILTQEQADHVAEYDRMRYDAILTDAFTKDYLADMAHKRHEDHRNESRVA, encoded by the coding sequence ATGAGCATTCTTGTTGCCCTTGTCATCGCCATCGCGGCGGTCTGGGCGCTGGCCTATACCGGCGCCGCGCTGGCCGTCTGGAGCGCGGCTGTGGTCGTGTATTTCGTCGGTCTCGCCGTCACCGGCGTGATCGGTTGGCTCGGCCTGCTGATCGCTGCGATCGTCTTGGTTCCGCCGCTGGTGCTGTTCAACACTCCCGGCCTACGCAAGCGCTACGCGACCAAGCCCATATTCGCCAAGTTCAAATCGGTTCTGCCGCCAATGTCGGACACCGAGCGCGAGGCGCTCGAAGCCGGCAGCACCTGGTGGGAAACGGAAATGTTCCGTGGCAAGCCGGACTGGCAGTATCTGCTGGATTTCCGTCGCACCCAGCTCAGCGAAGACGAACGCTCGTTTCTCGATAACGAGACCGAAACGCTGTGCTCGATGCTTGACGAATGGGAAATCCTCAATGAGCGCCACGATATCCCGCCCGAAGGCTGGGATTACATCCGCAGGAACAAATTCTTTGCCATGCTCATCCCCAAGGAGCACGGCGGGCTGGGTTTCTCGGCCCTGGCCCAGTCGACGGTGGTGGCCAAGATCGCCTCCCGTTCGCTGACCACGGCGGTGACCGTGATGGTGCCGAACTCGCTCGGGCCGGGCGAATTGCTGATTCACTACGGCACCAAGGAGCAGCAGGCCAAATGGCTGCCCGGTCTGGCCGATGGCAGCGAGATCCCCTGCTTCGGCCTGACCGGCCCGGAAGTCGGCTCGGACGCCGGCGCCCTGCCCGACTACGGCATCGTCTGCAAGGGCGAATACCAGGGCGAGGAAGTGCTCGGCATGAAGCTGACCTTCTCCAAGCGCTGGATCACGCTGGCGCCGGTGGCCACGGTCATCGGCCTGGCGTTTCGCCTGCACGATCCCGAGGGGCTGCTGGGCGATCCGGACAAGACCGACTACGGCATCACCTGTGCCCTGATTTCGGCCGATGAGCCGGGCGTGGAGATCGGCAAACGGCATTACCCCGGCGCGTTCATGAACGGCCCGATTTACGGCAAGGACATATTCGTGCCGCTGGACGCCATCATCGGCGGCCCCGAGAAGGCTGGCGGCGGCTGGCGCATGCTGGTCGAGTGCCTGTCCGCCGGGCGCGGCATTTCCCTGCCGGCGCTGTCGTCGGCCGCGGCCAAGATGTCGTATCGCATGACCGGCGCCTGGACGCGCATTCGCCGCCAGTTCAAGTTGCCGGTGGGCAAGTTCGAGGGCGTGCAGGAAGCCACCGCGCGCATCTCGGGCCTGAACTACAAGATGGAAGCCGCGCGCGTGATGACGGCCTCCGGCGTGGACAAGTGCACGCCGTCGGTGGTCACGGCCATGGCCAAATACCACATGACCGAGTGGATGCGCGTGATCGTCAACGACGCGATGGACGTTCACGGCGGTCGCGGCATTCAGCAGGGCCCGCGCAACTATCTGGCCAGTTCCTACCAATCCATCCCGATCGCGATCACGGTCGAGGGCGCCAACATCCTCACCCGCAGCCTGATGATCTTCGGCCAGGGCGCGATCCGTTGTCACCCGTATATCTTCCCGGAGATGGAAGCCGCGCGCGAGGACAACCTCGACGACTTCGACGATCTGCTGTGGTCGCATGTGGGTTACTCGGTCAACCGGGCTGCCCGCGCCTTCACCTTCGGGCTGACCGGCGCGATCACCGCCAAGGCGCCGGTATCCGGCGTGGCCGCGCCCTATTACCGGCAGCTCGAACGCTTCTCCTCCGCCCTGGCCATCAGCTCCGACATCACCATGGGCCTGCTCGGCGGTGAGCTCAAGCGCAAGGAGCTGCTCTCGGCGCGGCTCGGTGATGTGTTGTCCGAGCTGTACTTCGCCTCGGCCACCCTCAAGTACTTCTACGACGAGGGCGAGAAGGAAGAAGACGTCGATCATCTGCATTACGTGATGGCCGAGTCGCTGGCCAAGATCGAAAAGGCCTTCGACGGTTTCTTCCGCAACTTCCCGAACGGCCTCGTCGGCAGCGCCATGCGCTTTCTCGTATTCCCGACCGGCATGGCACACAAGGGTCCAAGCGATCGCCTGATCAACGCGCTCGGCGACGCCATCATGGAGCCCTCGGCGTTCCGCGATCGTCTTTCCGCCGATATCTATGTCGGCCGCGACCCGGAGTCGGCCACCGGCCGCATTGAGGCGACTTTCAACAAACTGATCGAGGTCGAGCCGATCTACGACACCTTCTTCAAGGCGGTTGCCAAGGGCGAGGTGGATGGCCTCGACACCGAAGCACGCCTGCGGTCCGCGGTTGAAAAGCAGATCCTCACCCAGGAACAGGCGGACCACGTCGCAGAATACGATCGCATGCGCTACGACGCCATCCTGACCGACGCCTTTACGAAGGACTATCTGGCCGACATGGCGCACAAACGCCACGAAGACCATCGCAACGAATCGCGCGTGGCATAA
- a CDS encoding TetR/AcrR family transcriptional regulator, with translation MPKSQKNALSAQDWAEAALEAIGRRGVEGVAVEPLARELGVTKGSFYWHFANRDALLTAALARWEARETDEVLARVQQETDPRARIKRLVTEVNTSRRASRIYTALSSATKPSFVREYVERVSHRRLQFLIDCYAALGLGPDRARQWALQTYSVFLGSLQIRRDLPGEWPAADDPAFADYVRFLMVSLLPPEAQAEDNDDNGGRTADTPAAASPAVAQSR, from the coding sequence ATGCCCAAGAGCCAGAAAAATGCCCTCTCTGCCCAGGACTGGGCCGAAGCCGCGCTTGAAGCCATTGGGCGCCGTGGTGTGGAAGGCGTGGCGGTGGAACCGCTGGCGCGCGAGCTGGGCGTGACCAAGGGCAGTTTCTACTGGCATTTCGCCAATCGCGATGCCCTGCTCACGGCCGCTCTGGCGCGCTGGGAGGCGCGCGAAACCGACGAAGTGCTGGCACGCGTGCAGCAGGAAACCGACCCGCGCGCCCGGATCAAGCGCCTGGTGACGGAAGTGAACACCTCGCGTCGCGCCAGCCGCATCTATACCGCGCTGTCGAGTGCAACCAAACCGTCGTTCGTGCGCGAATACGTCGAACGCGTCTCACACCGGCGCCTGCAATTTCTCATCGACTGCTATGCCGCGCTGGGCCTGGGTCCCGATCGCGCACGGCAATGGGCATTGCAGACCTACTCGGTCTTTCTCGGTTCGCTACAGATTCGGCGCGATCTGCCCGGCGAATGGCCGGCCGCCGACGATCCCGCGTTCGCCGACTACGTCCGCTTTTTGATGGTCAGCCTGCTGCCCCCGGAAGCGCAGGCCGAAGACAACGACGATAACGGCGGCCGGACCGCCGACACGCCGGCGGCAGCTTCGCCGGCCGTGGCCCAGTCACGCTAG
- a CDS encoding thioesterase family protein, whose product MREPNRSDYAHITPIKVKWGEMDSLGHVNNTVFFRYSEDGRIDYIHRITEGGDTQTSDGPILADLQCSFRRQLRFPADVEIGTRVRRLGRSSLELEQCLFGVDSDEPIAVYTNVIVWFDYGAQTSMRIPETIRERIRRLEQVAPEE is encoded by the coding sequence ATGCGCGAACCAAACCGCTCAGACTATGCCCACATCACCCCGATCAAGGTGAAATGGGGCGAAATGGACAGCCTTGGCCATGTGAACAACACGGTCTTTTTTCGATATTCGGAAGACGGGCGCATCGATTACATCCACCGGATCACCGAGGGCGGCGATACCCAGACCAGCGACGGGCCGATCCTGGCGGACCTGCAATGCAGTTTCCGGCGTCAGCTGCGTTTCCCGGCGGACGTCGAGATCGGAACACGCGTACGGCGCCTCGGCCGCTCCAGCCTGGAACTGGAGCAATGCCTGTTCGGGGTCGATTCCGACGAGCCGATCGCGGTGTACACCAACGTCATCGTCTGGTTCGACTACGGCGCCCAGACCAGCATGCGCATTCCCGAGACGATCCGCGAGCGCATCCGGCGGCTGGAGCAGGTCGCGCCGGAGGAATGA
- a CDS encoding nitroreductase family protein, with amino-acid sequence MDVLEAIRRRRSVRKFDPAHRMSEAEIRQLMDHVILSPTAFNIQNWRFVAVRDRALRTEIRKAAWDQLQVTDASLLLVFCMDLKSWDKSPERYWVNAPAHVSESMVREIRHFYRDDDTLQRDEGMRSCGMAAQTAMLAAKAMGYESCPMDGFDFKRVGHLINLPPDHRICMMLCIGKPLADAHPRAGQLDLDAVFMDDGFPERET; translated from the coding sequence TTGGACGTACTCGAAGCGATCCGCCGGCGGCGCTCGGTGCGCAAGTTCGATCCCGCGCATCGGATGAGCGAGGCCGAAATCCGCCAACTGATGGATCATGTGATCCTCTCGCCCACCGCCTTCAACATCCAGAACTGGCGGTTCGTCGCCGTGCGCGACCGTGCGCTGCGCACCGAGATCCGCAAGGCCGCTTGGGACCAGTTGCAGGTAACCGACGCCTCGCTGCTGCTCGTGTTCTGCATGGATCTAAAAAGCTGGGACAAATCACCCGAGCGCTACTGGGTGAACGCGCCGGCGCATGTCTCGGAGTCGATGGTGCGCGAGATCCGGCACTTCTATCGCGACGACGATACGCTGCAGCGCGACGAAGGCATGCGCTCCTGCGGCATGGCCGCGCAGACGGCGATGCTCGCGGCCAAGGCGATGGGCTACGAGTCGTGCCCGATGGACGGCTTCGACTTCAAGCGCGTCGGGCACTTGATCAACCTACCGCCGGACCATCGCATCTGCATGATGCTGTGTATCGGCAAACCATTGGCCGACGCTCACCCGCGCGCCGGCCAGCTCGACCTGGACGCCGTGTTCATGGACGACGGTTTTCCCGAGCGCGAGACCTGA